A genomic stretch from Mycobacterium cookii includes:
- a CDS encoding cytochrome P450 produces MTTVETRPDVDLTDGTFYAGDSRSVYRWMRENEPVFRDRNGLAAASTYQAVIEAERNPELFSNAGGIRPDQPGVEMMIEMDDPQHLLRRKLVNYGFTRKRVKDLESKITSLCDTLIDAVCERGECDFVWDLAAPLPMAVIGDMLGVRPEEREMFLKWSDDLVSSLSSTAAEADVQVTMDAFAAYSGYMMGMIEARKAEPTDDLVSVLVHAEVEGSRLEDHQIVTEVLLLLIGGDETTRHTLSGGTRQLLLHPEQHQRLAGDLALLPNAIEEMLRWTAPVKNMARTITADTEFHGTALHEGEKMILLFESANFDEKVFEAPESFNIERYPNNHLAFGFGTHFCLGNQLARLELSIMQTRLLQRIPDMRLASDAALPLRPANFVSGLEKMPVTFTPSAPLSG; encoded by the coding sequence ATGACAACCGTAGAGACCAGACCAGATGTCGATCTGACCGACGGCACCTTTTACGCGGGTGATTCCCGGTCGGTCTACCGCTGGATGCGGGAGAACGAGCCGGTGTTCCGGGACCGCAACGGGTTGGCCGCCGCGTCGACGTATCAGGCCGTCATCGAAGCCGAGCGCAACCCGGAGCTGTTCTCGAATGCCGGCGGCATCCGGCCCGACCAGCCCGGCGTCGAGATGATGATCGAGATGGACGACCCGCAACACCTGTTGCGCCGCAAGCTCGTCAACTACGGCTTCACCCGCAAGCGCGTGAAAGATCTGGAATCCAAGATCACTTCGCTGTGCGACACGCTGATCGACGCGGTGTGCGAACGTGGGGAGTGCGACTTCGTCTGGGACCTCGCGGCGCCCCTGCCGATGGCGGTCATCGGCGACATGCTCGGGGTGCGCCCGGAGGAACGCGAGATGTTTCTCAAGTGGTCCGACGATCTGGTCAGTTCCTTGAGCAGTACCGCGGCCGAAGCGGACGTGCAGGTAACGATGGATGCCTTCGCTGCTTACAGCGGATACATGATGGGAATGATCGAGGCCCGCAAGGCCGAACCGACGGACGACCTGGTCAGTGTCCTCGTGCATGCGGAGGTCGAAGGGTCACGCCTGGAGGACCATCAGATCGTCACCGAGGTTCTGCTGCTGCTGATCGGCGGCGACGAGACGACACGCCACACGCTGTCCGGCGGAACCAGGCAGCTGCTGCTGCATCCCGAGCAGCACCAGCGGCTGGCGGGCGACTTGGCTTTGCTGCCCAACGCGATCGAAGAGATGCTGCGCTGGACCGCGCCGGTGAAGAACATGGCCCGCACGATCACCGCCGACACCGAGTTTCACGGCACTGCGCTGCACGAGGGCGAGAAGATGATCCTGCTGTTCGAGTCGGCGAACTTCGACGAGAAGGTGTTCGAGGCGCCGGAGAGCTTCAACATCGAGCGCTACCCGAACAACCACCTGGCGTTCGGCTTCGGGACGCACTTCTGCCTGGGTAACCAGCTAGCCCGGCTGGAGCTGTCGATCATGCAGACGCGGCTGCTGCAACGCATTCCGGACATGCGGCTGGCCTCGGATGCCGCGCTGCCGTTGCGACCGGCGAACTTCGTCTCCGGTTTGGAGAAGATGCCGGTGACCTTTACCCCGAGCGCGCCGCTATCCGGCTAA
- a CDS encoding acetoacetate decarboxylase family protein, producing MTASQHTIAGTVLTMPVQIRKANQHMAMFSVDADAAQRMIDYSGLRVCRYLPGRAIVILMLMHYIDGDLGRYHEFGTSVMVNPPGSNASGPRALGSAGAFIHHLPVDQAFTLEAGTKIWGYPKVMADFTIREGRQFGFDCSVDGQLVVGMEFRRGLPIRLTPRQQAQRTYSYRDGVTRETSFEHTLDGVRNRFGGVRIWLGDHPYSKELASLGLPKRAMLNSSVEHVQMTFGDAQEIS from the coding sequence ATGACAGCCTCGCAGCACACCATCGCGGGCACGGTACTGACGATGCCGGTGCAGATCCGCAAGGCAAACCAGCACATGGCGATGTTCTCGGTAGATGCCGACGCCGCGCAGCGGATGATCGATTACAGCGGCCTGCGGGTCTGCCGCTATCTGCCCGGGCGCGCGATCGTGATCCTGATGTTGATGCACTACATCGACGGGGACCTGGGCAGGTATCACGAGTTCGGCACCAGCGTGATGGTCAATCCGCCAGGGTCGAACGCGAGCGGACCCCGTGCCTTGGGGTCGGCCGGCGCCTTTATCCACCACCTGCCCGTCGATCAGGCGTTCACGCTGGAAGCCGGCACCAAAATCTGGGGCTACCCGAAAGTCATGGCGGACTTCACCATTCGAGAGGGCCGCCAATTCGGATTCGACTGCAGCGTCGACGGTCAGCTGGTGGTCGGCATGGAATTTCGCCGCGGCCTGCCGATTCGGTTGACCCCGCGACAGCAAGCGCAGCGCACCTACTCGTACCGCGACGGGGTTACCCGTGAGACCTCCTTCGAACACACGCTCGACGGTGTGCGCAATCGATTCGGTGGAGTGCGCATCTGGCTGGGTGATCACCCCTACTCGAAAGAGCTGGCGTCGCTGGGCCTTCCGAAGCGCGCGATGCTGAACAGCTCTGTTGAACACGTGCAAATGACATTCGGCGATGCTCAGGAGATCTCATGA
- a CDS encoding LLM class F420-dependent oxidoreductase produces the protein MKLGLQLGYWGAQPPDNHAELVAAAEDAGFDAVFTAEAWGSDAYTPLAWWGSSTQRLRLGTSVVQLSARTPTACAMAALTLDHLSGGRHMLGLGVSGPQVVEGWYGQSFPKPLARTREYIDIVRQVLAREKPVTSDGPHYPLPLTGERTTGLGKALKPITHPLRADIPILLGAEGPKNVALAAEICDGWLPIFYTPRLADMYNEWLDDGFARPGARRTRETFEICATANIVITDDRTTALAAMKPYIALYMGGMGAEDTNFHADVYRRMGYAEVVDEVTALFRSGHKDKAAEVIPDEVIDDAAIVGDVDYVRKQIKAWEAAGVTMMVVSGRSTAQVQELASLV, from the coding sequence ATGAAGCTGGGACTGCAGCTGGGATATTGGGGCGCTCAGCCGCCCGACAACCACGCCGAACTCGTGGCCGCCGCTGAGGACGCCGGTTTCGACGCGGTATTCACCGCCGAGGCGTGGGGTTCAGACGCCTACACTCCGCTGGCCTGGTGGGGGTCGTCGACGCAACGGCTGCGGCTGGGCACCTCAGTGGTGCAACTGTCCGCGCGCACCCCGACCGCCTGCGCGATGGCAGCGCTGACGCTCGACCACCTGTCCGGCGGGCGCCACATGCTCGGGTTAGGGGTATCGGGTCCGCAGGTCGTCGAGGGCTGGTACGGCCAGTCGTTTCCCAAGCCGCTGGCCCGTACCCGCGAATACATCGACATCGTCCGCCAGGTGCTGGCCCGGGAGAAGCCCGTCACGAGCGACGGCCCGCACTATCCGCTGCCGCTGACCGGTGAGCGCACGACGGGTTTAGGCAAGGCGCTCAAGCCGATAACGCATCCGCTGCGGGCCGACATCCCGATCCTGTTGGGCGCCGAGGGGCCGAAGAACGTCGCGCTGGCCGCCGAGATCTGCGACGGCTGGCTGCCCATCTTCTACACGCCGCGGTTGGCCGACATGTACAACGAGTGGCTTGACGACGGCTTCGCCCGGCCCGGTGCCCGTCGCACCCGCGAGACCTTCGAGATCTGCGCGACGGCCAACATCGTCATCACCGACGACCGCACCACGGCATTGGCGGCCATGAAGCCCTACATCGCCCTGTACATGGGTGGGATGGGCGCCGAGGACACCAACTTCCACGCCGACGTCTACCGCCGGATGGGCTACGCCGAGGTGGTCGACGAGGTCACTGCGCTGTTCCGCAGTGGACACAAGGACAAGGCCGCCGAGGTCATCCCCGACGAGGTCATCGACGACGCGGCGATCGTCGGCGACGTCGACTACGTGCGTAAGCAGATCAAGGCCTGGGAAGCCGCGGGCGTGACCATGATGGTGGTCTCCGGCCGCAGTACAGCGCAGGTCCAAGAGCTGGCGTCGCTGGTCTGA